The DNA window ggcaggctcaaccatgccacaaaggtgtgcGGCCAGTAGCCCGGTCTGGGGCctaggctacaggctagctaagtgaggaggtagtacggcgattccggtgccaggctgctaggtcgctagtgcgacaagccgaccgaggacaacacccccgtcgcaTCATACTGCTGATGTCTACTATATGTTCTTTAGAAGCTAATGCGtcccccagaagcgacgcacATTGTCTTTGCCCTGGCAATGTGACAAATATGCaagggctaccggctagaggacggagcCGGTTAAACAAGTTAGTCCGGCATCGCcaacaacatccagtgcgcttagCAACACTTCACATTAGGTCGCTTATCGGAATAAGTCGTGAACTTGCAGAAAGTCTCAGAAaggccgtgttgacatatgctgtgtacaggagactcgctttAAGGGCTCTAATTCAAGGGAATTATGggatggctacaagctcatctaccacggcacatcaagtCGTAATG is part of the Necator americanus strain Aroian chromosome V, whole genome shotgun sequence genome and encodes:
- a CDS encoding hypothetical protein (NECATOR_CHRV.G19939.T1) — protein: MIQSGAAVTFVAVGYGRETSSRQAQPCHKEANASPRSDAHCLCPGNVTNMQGLPARGRSRLNKKSQKGRVDICCVQETRFKGSNSRELWDGYKLIYHGTSSRNGVILNEKFRIGVTTVDRLSDRQVAVKIDK
- a CDS encoding hypothetical protein (NECATOR_CHRV.G19939.T2), translating into MIQSGAAVTFVAVGYGRETSSRQAQPCHKEANASPRSDAHCLCPGNVTNMQGLPARGRSRLNKELWDGYKLIYHGTSSRNGVILNEKFRIGVTTVDRLSDRQVAVKIDK